The window TGGCAGAGGGCGCCCAGGTTTTCTGGAGCCACGGCTCCGCCGTGGTCTGGCCGCGTCGGGCATCCTAACTTTCAGGTGTCAGAATGGGTGGCCCAGCCCAGAGGGGCACGGGAAGTACGGGCACCGAAGGCTCGGCTCAGAAATCCCCCGCCATGAGTGTCCCCAGATGGCGCGCTCCTGGTGCTTACCTGGGCTTCACCGGCCGGTCGCAGCGCAAGCGGTGGCGGTCGTCGTGGCCAGCACCGGGCGCCTGCTCCCCATGGGCCAGCTCCGGGGCCTCCCGGCCGGCGGGCGAGGATGCGTTCTCCCGCTCTGCTCAGCGCGCTCGCGCTCTCCTTTCCCCGGGGCGGCGGGGGCGCTCTAGGGCCGCAGGTTGGAGGGGTCGGACTCCGGGATCTGCAGGATGCGGCACACCGCGCGGATCGGCCGCACCAGCTTCTGGGCCGAGGCCGTGGGTTGCGCCATGGGACGCCGAGACTCCGTGCTGCGCCGCGGGGAGGGCCGGGCCGGGGCTGGGGAGCGGGTGCCCCCGGAGGGAGAGAAGGCGCCGGGCCGGGGGGAACACGCGCCCCGGGTCGGAGATGGCCGAGTGGGGGGGAAAGGCCGAGGGGCCGGGGGAGGGGGTCGTGCCTGGATGGGGGTGCCGATCCTGGGACCCAGGAGAGAGGCACCAGCGAGGGCGCAGTACCGCGCAGCGCGGCTAATGGAGGTAGAGCGCGGCGGAGAGCGCAGCAGGACCTCTGATCGCCATCGCCAGACGCGCAACTGAGAGTGGGGAAGCTGCTCCGCCGGTTTCCTCCTCCAGCACCCTGCGGGAAACAGGAGCCCGTGATTCGGCGGCCGCGCCTGGGCCTGCCCCCTCCCGGGCCCCGGGGGCTTCCGCCAACGCCCCGGCGATGCCACCGGCTGCGCACGGGGAGAATGAGCCCTTTGTTCCCCCTCCCCCCCGCCGCACCCGGGCGCCTGCCGAGAGAGGCTCCCCCGGGGCAGCGTGCCAGCTTCCCAGCCGCCCCACCCTCCCGTGGGCCCAGCCCCGGAGCCTGGCAGGCGGGCGGCACCCCCACTATAG of the Chlorocebus sabaeus isolate Y175 chromosome 8, mChlSab1.0.hap1, whole genome shotgun sequence genome contains:
- the HRURF gene encoding protein HRURF; its protein translation is MAQPTASAQKLVRPIRAVCRILQIPESDPSNLRP